One part of the Ochotona princeps isolate mOchPri1 chromosome 3, mOchPri1.hap1, whole genome shotgun sequence genome encodes these proteins:
- the LRRC3 gene encoding leucine-rich repeat-containing protein 3 — MAPAPQEGADPHLGPGGMGPRGRRGPASLLATAPGPCLLLLFCVPLSAGCPQSCQCPEHAGALAVHCSARGLQEIPRDIPAEAVLLKLDANRISHVPNGAFQHLQQLRELDLSQNAIETIGPAAFSGLAGGLRLLDLSHNRIRRVPKDALGKLSARIRLSHNPLHCECALQQALWELKLDPDSVHDIACHTSVQEEFVGKPLIQALDAGVSFCGVHHKTTDVAMLVTMFGWFAMVITYIVYYVRHNQEDTRRHLEYLKSLPSAPSPREPGGPGP; from the coding sequence ATGGCCCCGGCTCCACAGGAGGGAGCAGACCCCCACCTGGGGCCAGGCGGAATGGGCCCCCGGGGCAGGCGGGGCCCTGCATCCCTGCTGGCCacggcccctggcccctgcctgtTGCTGCTGTTCTGTGTGCCCCTGAGTGCCGGCTGCCCGCAGAGCTGCCAGTGCCCGGAGCATGCGGGCGCCCTGGCCGTGCACTGTAGCGCTCGGGGGCTGCAGGAGATCCCTCGGGACATCCCGGCCGAGGCCGTGCTGCTCAAGCTGGATGCCAACAGGATCTCGCATGTCCCCAACGGGGCCttccagcacctgcagcagctgcgggAGCTGGACCTGTCGCAGAACGCCATCGAGACCATCGGGCCAGCTGCCTTCTCGGGCCTCGCCGGAGGCCTGCGGCTGCTGGACCTGTCGCACAACCGCATCCGCAGGGTCCCCAAGGACGCCCTGGGCAAGCTCAGTGCCAGGATCCGGCTGTCGCACAACCCTCTGCACTGCGAGTGTGCCCTGCagcaggccctgtgggagctgaagCTGGACCCCGACTCGGTGCACGACATCGCCTGCCACACCTCAGTGCAGGAGGAGTTCGTGGGCAAGCCGCTCATCCAGGCGCTGGACGCTGGGGTCAGCTTCTGCGGTGTCCACCACAAGACCACCGACGTGGCCATGCTGGTGACCATGTTTGGCTGGTTCGCCATGGTCATCACCTACATCGTATACTACGTGCGACACAACCAGGAGGACACCAGGCGGCACCTGGAGTACCTCAAGTCGCTGCCCAGCGCACCCAGCCCCAGGGAGCCCGGCGGCCCGGGGCCCTAG